One genomic segment of Paenibacillus xylanexedens includes these proteins:
- a CDS encoding beta-mannosidase: MKTHNSSQDLSGQWKIQHFEVGEKRAMDVAAAALDDRFWIGAEVPGDVHAALVERSIIDPPYYGHNDAKSRWIEQKEWWYRTTFNLVRDAETEEHFELVFEGLDTFATVYVNGHEVGKTANMLMSHAFDVTSLVRSGWNAIAVKFDPLHLHHRDKETFDWSSYTKERPWLRKAAMNFGWDWGPRMVTVGIWGAVRLEKRTIAKLENVYARTESVTTEMAVLRVTADVESVLSFRSKQKREQAVVASCNVRLLDRSGIEVAGATELPVEGGKADTTLNVTSPQLWWTHDLGEPYLYTLEVTLYADGIEVDRYSEPYGLRTIELALHNERGEDAFAFILNGVKVYAKGANWIPADHLIGAIPNSRYRELVELSVEGHMNMLRVWAGGIYEKDVFYDECDRQGVLVWQDFAFANALFPDFNRDFMDNVRQEVENNVLRLRNRASLAIWCGNNEIDWLYDMKSASGDITSPFYGEQIYHELIPEVLERLDLSRPYWPSSPFGDSNGQDANDPDVGDRHNWQVWHGSVYPRKHGEPPLLDYSIEGVTFKNYKKDHALFSSEFGMHASANRYTLERNMPADQFYWGSPEMAYRNKDTNHQKGILLMEGYTGIPQNIEEYMNYSMLTQAEGLRYGIEHFRRINHRNNGALVWQLNDSWPGTSWSMIDYELLPKASFYYGKIFFHPVLLSLEHEPGEPLALWVVNDTREVLEGELRLNVYALNGDKIYSSSHAVEVTSQTSLCIAELTEAEVLQGRRAEEVMVELVSEGFAAPINRYFLSDPKDVTLPESQLSVHVNEEEQSVTVTASGAIARLVKLELPLGRVRFSDNYFDLLPGESRTVRLRHPEQSSLPLTELRVSAMNGREG, from the coding sequence ATGAAGACCCATAATTCAAGTCAGGATTTATCGGGACAATGGAAGATACAGCATTTTGAAGTTGGAGAGAAGCGGGCAATGGATGTGGCAGCTGCTGCGCTGGATGACCGTTTCTGGATCGGGGCTGAAGTGCCTGGCGATGTACATGCTGCATTGGTTGAGCGCAGTATCATTGATCCGCCCTATTACGGACATAATGATGCCAAAAGTCGCTGGATTGAGCAAAAGGAATGGTGGTACCGCACAACCTTCAATCTGGTGAGAGATGCAGAGACGGAGGAGCACTTTGAATTGGTGTTCGAAGGATTGGATACGTTTGCAACAGTCTACGTGAACGGCCATGAAGTCGGGAAAACGGCCAATATGCTCATGTCACATGCATTTGATGTAACATCTCTGGTACGCAGCGGCTGGAATGCGATTGCTGTCAAGTTTGATCCGCTTCATCTGCATCACCGGGACAAAGAAACCTTTGACTGGTCCTCGTACACGAAGGAACGGCCATGGTTGCGTAAAGCAGCGATGAACTTTGGCTGGGACTGGGGGCCACGCATGGTTACAGTGGGGATCTGGGGTGCGGTAAGACTGGAAAAACGAACAATCGCCAAGCTGGAAAATGTGTATGCTCGCACGGAATCAGTCACTACTGAGATGGCTGTTTTGCGTGTCACAGCAGATGTGGAATCCGTTTTGTCTTTCCGTAGCAAACAAAAACGAGAGCAGGCTGTGGTTGCGTCCTGTAATGTTCGTTTGCTGGATCGTAGCGGTATTGAGGTGGCAGGTGCCACTGAACTACCCGTAGAGGGAGGCAAAGCGGATACCACATTGAACGTTACGTCACCACAGTTATGGTGGACTCATGATCTAGGTGAACCTTATCTGTATACGCTGGAGGTTACATTGTACGCAGATGGTATTGAGGTGGACCGTTATAGCGAGCCTTATGGGTTACGAACGATTGAGCTGGCTCTTCACAATGAACGGGGTGAAGATGCATTTGCTTTTATCCTGAACGGAGTCAAAGTATATGCCAAGGGTGCCAACTGGATTCCGGCTGATCATCTGATTGGTGCCATCCCGAACTCCCGGTATCGGGAGCTTGTCGAGCTGTCGGTGGAAGGGCATATGAACATGCTGCGTGTCTGGGCTGGTGGTATATATGAGAAGGATGTCTTCTACGATGAATGTGATCGGCAAGGGGTGTTGGTTTGGCAGGATTTTGCATTCGCGAATGCACTGTTCCCGGATTTCAATCGTGATTTCATGGATAATGTACGACAAGAGGTAGAAAACAATGTCCTGCGCCTGCGTAACCGTGCCTCGCTTGCTATTTGGTGTGGTAATAACGAGATTGACTGGCTCTATGATATGAAGTCGGCAAGTGGAGATATTACCAGTCCGTTCTACGGCGAACAGATCTATCATGAGCTAATCCCTGAAGTGCTGGAGCGCTTGGATCTGTCTCGTCCGTACTGGCCTTCTTCGCCGTTCGGAGACAGCAACGGTCAGGATGCGAATGACCCGGATGTGGGGGATCGCCACAACTGGCAGGTATGGCATGGTTCGGTCTATCCAAGGAAGCATGGAGAGCCACCGCTGCTGGACTACAGCATTGAAGGTGTAACGTTCAAAAATTATAAAAAGGATCATGCGTTGTTCAGCAGTGAATTTGGTATGCATGCCTCGGCCAATCGTTACACACTGGAGAGAAATATGCCCGCAGATCAGTTTTACTGGGGCAGTCCGGAGATGGCCTATCGTAACAAAGATACCAATCATCAGAAAGGTATTCTGCTAATGGAGGGTTACACAGGAATTCCGCAAAATATAGAAGAGTATATGAACTACTCCATGCTTACTCAAGCAGAAGGGCTGCGATATGGAATTGAACATTTCCGGCGCATCAATCACCGCAACAACGGAGCGCTTGTGTGGCAATTGAATGACAGTTGGCCAGGAACAAGCTGGTCCATGATTGATTATGAACTGCTGCCGAAGGCATCCTTTTATTACGGGAAAATATTCTTTCATCCTGTCTTGTTGTCACTGGAGCATGAGCCGGGGGAGCCGCTTGCATTGTGGGTTGTGAACGATACACGTGAAGTCTTGGAAGGGGAGCTTCGACTCAATGTCTATGCATTGAATGGAGATAAGATCTACTCCAGCTCACATGCTGTTGAAGTAACATCTCAAACCTCACTGTGTATTGCTGAATTAACTGAAGCAGAGGTGCTACAGGGCAGACGTGCGGAGGAAGTAATGGTTGAGCTGGTATCCGAAGGATTTGCGGCGCCGATTAATCGGTACTTCTTGAGTGATCCTAAGGATGTGACGTTGCCAGAGTCGCAATTGAGCGTACATGTGAACGAAGAGGAACAGTCTGTAACGGTTACGGCCAGTGGTGCGATTGCACGATTGGTGAAGCTGGAGCTTCCCCTTGGGCGTGTACGATTCAGTGACAATTATTTCGATCTGCTCCCCGGTGAGAGCCGGACGGTAAGACTTCGTCATCCGGAGCAGTCTTCTCTGCCTTTGACAGAACTTCGGGTCAGTGCCATGAACGGCAGAGAAGGATAA
- a CDS encoding YwbE family protein codes for MNGQQRVNIKPGLEVDIVLKQDQATGKLTRGIVKDLLTKSPTHPHGIKVRLTSGQVGRVKQVITGGSN; via the coding sequence ATGAATGGGCAACAACGTGTAAATATTAAGCCAGGTCTGGAAGTGGACATTGTGCTGAAGCAGGATCAAGCTACAGGTAAGCTGACACGTGGCATTGTGAAGGATCTGTTAACCAAGTCACCTACGCATCCCCACGGAATCAAAGTACGACTGACGAGTGGTCAAGTGGGACGTGTGAAACAGGTCATTACAGGAGGCTCAAACTAA
- a CDS encoding FAD-dependent monooxygenase, producing MNQNIQSQLKTDVCIVGAGPGGALLSYLLNQKGISTMLIERQPHLHKSFRGELLNVDGEAILNKHGLYSLIQERGALLLEQIQYCENGQIIHTVSPGNGESHVGIHVPQDHLLEAIVSHAQQHNSNEQVLFNTIMTGLLRDKNGQVVGINIRQKGVPASIEASVIVGADGRYSAVRKHSGITPEIRKHGYDLLWARIPAPVGWEPAVRMASMDGQQLALFSQFGGYVQIGWNIPEGAYSKLREQPIAPFVDKLVSAFPCLSDSVAANIQSWSDFVLLSVESSYCQSWAQDNVVLIGDAAHTMTPTGAFGLNAALEDADVLSELLVQMAADQFSSTAQLQELQTIRGAKVQQQLARQVEMESSFQQRYESFL from the coding sequence ATGAATCAGAATATACAATCACAACTCAAAACGGATGTTTGCATCGTCGGTGCTGGACCTGGCGGTGCTTTGCTTTCTTATTTACTGAATCAAAAAGGAATTTCCACGATGCTCATTGAGCGGCAGCCCCACCTGCACAAATCGTTTCGCGGGGAGTTGCTCAATGTGGACGGCGAAGCCATTTTAAATAAACACGGCCTCTATTCCCTCATTCAGGAACGCGGAGCGCTGCTCTTGGAACAGATTCAGTATTGCGAAAATGGGCAGATTATTCATACGGTATCACCCGGCAATGGAGAATCTCATGTTGGTATTCATGTACCCCAAGATCATCTCCTGGAGGCCATCGTGTCGCACGCTCAGCAGCACAATTCAAACGAACAAGTACTATTCAATACGATTATGACCGGTTTGTTACGAGACAAGAACGGGCAGGTCGTGGGTATTAACATTCGGCAGAAGGGTGTTCCTGCCTCCATTGAAGCATCTGTAATTGTGGGTGCTGATGGCAGATACTCTGCTGTACGCAAACATTCCGGTATAACCCCGGAGATTCGTAAGCATGGGTATGATCTGCTCTGGGCACGCATTCCGGCACCCGTAGGTTGGGAACCCGCTGTTCGAATGGCCAGCATGGATGGTCAACAGCTCGCACTGTTCTCACAGTTCGGCGGTTATGTTCAGATTGGATGGAACATTCCCGAAGGAGCTTACTCCAAGCTGCGAGAGCAGCCGATAGCTCCTTTTGTAGATAAACTTGTATCTGCTTTTCCTTGCCTGTCTGATTCTGTAGCTGCCAACATTCAGAGCTGGAGTGATTTTGTTCTGTTATCCGTCGAAAGCAGCTATTGCCAGTCGTGGGCACAGGACAATGTTGTACTTATCGGTGATGCCGCTCATACCATGACACCAACCGGTGCGTTTGGACTTAATGCCGCGCTCGAAGATGCGGATGTGCTCTCCGAATTACTTGTCCAAATGGCTGCAGATCAATTCAGTTCCACTGCACAACTTCAGGAACTTCAGACGATTCGCGGTGCAAAGGTACAGCAGCAACTTGCACGACAAGTGGAGATGGAATCCTCTTTCCAACAGCGGTATGAATCCTTTCTCTAA
- a CDS encoding DUF4269 domain-containing protein, whose translation MSTTAEVMAHLASGNARQQDAYHVLHSSGLLDILADYHPYPAGTVPIDIDIPGSDLDLLCYAEDLDVFEAEIHNRIEAVAEFQCVRGGDLPDQRPYVTCNLQVGHWPVEIFAQSVPVYRQNAYLHMIVEWRLLQLWGDAGHREIRRLKQAGWKTEPAFASVLGLQGDPYVDMLYLAEMQREDLWNWARSRTSF comes from the coding sequence ATGAGTACTACCGCAGAAGTAATGGCACATCTGGCTTCGGGCAATGCACGTCAGCAGGACGCCTATCATGTGTTACATAGCAGTGGCTTGCTCGATATATTAGCTGACTATCACCCATATCCAGCAGGAACGGTGCCAATTGATATTGATATACCTGGCAGTGATCTGGATCTGCTGTGTTATGCAGAGGATCTGGACGTGTTTGAAGCCGAGATACACAATCGAATTGAAGCCGTTGCTGAGTTTCAATGTGTACGTGGTGGGGATCTTCCAGACCAACGTCCTTATGTGACTTGTAATTTGCAAGTGGGACATTGGCCTGTGGAGATTTTTGCCCAATCCGTGCCAGTATACAGGCAGAATGCATACCTACATATGATCGTTGAGTGGAGATTGTTACAACTGTGGGGAGACGCGGGACACCGTGAGATCCGTAGACTGAAACAGGCAGGGTGGAAGACGGAGCCTGCTTTTGCTTCTGTACTCGGACTACAGGGAGATCCATATGTGGACATGCTGTATCTGGCAGAGATGCAACGTGAAGATCTCTGGAACTGGGCGCGTTCACGCACGTCTTTTTAA
- a CDS encoding helix-turn-helix domain-containing protein: protein MRLLIVDDEVIIRTGLASVIAWHELGIELLQPAASAEEALTRLAEERPHILMTDIRMTGRSGLELAEEGLRLLSELEVIILSGYDDFSYAQQAIRQGVTDYLLKTSKPEEIIKTVLQAKQRITERWAEKSREGQLMRENRERLFAGWIIDGDTASGHFPSFLRSDAGKEAGIGGLDDEQILRQVIILRAEGWDRSSDALLRFAVQNTLEDMLPGAIAHVEKQQIICVVAWPPVEHEYTFRLESALRRVEQLLKCTVRAAIGLPMRGYADLHESYRTASAAFRYRGLMDYKVWHYEHVQDRQGGKTVLTHEEETTLGTLLLDNDSVTLTTWTRELVANLITEPEVTPESFTACLHSAIIAGHRWLTRTMRATGREEPARLEPWLPEPDAEAGDLGDMLFHHLYGLMHVYHSRMGQGQAAHVQKAIGYIESSLAHDINLQLVAGHVHLHPGHLSELFKKEMGVTFGDFVTDMRIRRAMDMLAVSPAKVSEVAAISGYEDVKYFSRLFKKHTGKTPSEYREEALSFKPSGI, encoded by the coding sequence ATGAGACTATTAATTGTTGATGATGAAGTGATTATCCGTACAGGGCTTGCCAGCGTTATCGCTTGGCATGAACTCGGAATTGAACTTCTTCAACCTGCTGCCTCGGCAGAGGAGGCGTTAACACGTTTGGCTGAGGAACGTCCACATATCCTGATGACGGATATTCGGATGACAGGCAGATCGGGGCTGGAACTGGCAGAAGAGGGACTGCGATTGTTATCTGAGCTAGAGGTTATTATTTTGTCCGGATACGATGACTTTTCTTATGCGCAGCAGGCGATTCGCCAAGGTGTTACAGATTATCTGCTCAAAACAAGCAAGCCGGAAGAGATCATCAAAACCGTATTACAGGCCAAACAGCGAATCACGGAACGTTGGGCAGAGAAGTCCAGAGAGGGACAGCTTATGCGGGAGAATCGAGAGCGGTTATTTGCCGGGTGGATCATTGATGGTGACACCGCTTCGGGCCATTTCCCTTCATTTTTGCGATCTGATGCTGGAAAAGAGGCAGGGATTGGTGGCCTTGATGATGAACAGATTCTCAGACAAGTCATTATTCTTCGAGCAGAGGGTTGGGATCGATCCTCGGATGCGCTATTACGATTTGCGGTGCAGAATACCCTGGAGGATATGTTACCTGGTGCCATTGCTCATGTAGAGAAACAGCAAATTATCTGTGTAGTTGCATGGCCGCCTGTGGAACATGAATATACGTTCAGGCTGGAGAGTGCACTACGTCGGGTGGAGCAATTACTGAAGTGCACCGTGCGCGCAGCGATAGGTCTGCCTATGCGTGGATATGCAGATCTGCACGAAAGCTACAGAACTGCTTCAGCTGCATTCCGATATCGGGGTTTGATGGATTATAAAGTATGGCATTATGAGCACGTTCAGGATCGCCAAGGTGGTAAAACTGTACTTACGCACGAAGAGGAGACCACACTTGGTACATTATTGCTGGATAATGATTCAGTCACGTTAACGACATGGACGCGAGAACTTGTGGCTAATCTGATTACAGAACCGGAGGTCACACCAGAATCGTTCACTGCTTGTTTGCACTCGGCCATCATTGCCGGTCATCGCTGGCTGACTCGCACAATGCGAGCTACAGGGCGTGAAGAACCCGCAAGGCTCGAGCCTTGGTTGCCGGAACCGGATGCTGAAGCTGGTGACCTCGGGGATATGCTGTTCCATCATCTGTATGGTCTGATGCATGTCTATCATAGCCGAATGGGTCAGGGACAGGCTGCCCATGTGCAGAAGGCTATTGGTTATATTGAATCATCATTGGCACACGATATTAATTTACAGCTGGTAGCTGGACATGTTCATTTGCATCCGGGTCACCTCAGTGAGCTGTTTAAAAAAGAAATGGGTGTGACCTTCGGAGATTTTGTCACCGATATGCGTATACGAAGAGCGATGGATATGCTCGCGGTGTCTCCAGCGAAGGTCAGTGAAGTTGCTGCCATCAGCGGCTACGAGGACGTGAAATATTTTAGCAGGCTGTTCAAAAAACATACCGGCAAAACCCCGAGTGAATATCGCGAAGAGGCGTTGTCGTTCAAGCCTTCGGGAATTTAG
- a CDS encoding polysaccharide deacetylase family protein → MNLKAARVIGMFTLIILLGSSSAYAKPVQKNRQYYEERGEIVWEVPTQDKLIALTFDDGPDPIQTPQILALLQQYHAKGTFFVLGKWADKFPELIKQEQLEGHEIANHTYAHTYAVRSTSADKYMKDMNEAESSIIEAGAERPLLFRPPGGYYNDMVIQAAKQKGYTIVLWSWHQDTRDWASPGVSAIVKKVLNNARNGDIVLFHDKVEGKSHTVAALKTILPKLQQQGYRFVTVSELLAVKAREAAKDGTSPSSILKHVRP, encoded by the coding sequence ATGAACCTGAAGGCAGCCCGAGTCATCGGAATGTTCACGCTAATTATTTTGCTAGGTAGCAGTTCTGCCTATGCAAAGCCTGTACAGAAGAACCGTCAGTATTATGAGGAACGAGGAGAGATTGTGTGGGAAGTTCCCACACAGGATAAACTCATCGCCCTTACCTTTGATGATGGACCAGATCCGATTCAGACTCCGCAGATCCTGGCTTTGTTACAGCAGTATCATGCTAAAGGAACTTTTTTTGTACTTGGCAAATGGGCAGATAAATTTCCTGAACTGATTAAGCAGGAACAGCTCGAAGGGCATGAAATCGCCAATCATACCTATGCGCACACGTATGCAGTTCGATCTACTAGTGCGGACAAGTACATGAAGGATATGAACGAAGCAGAAAGTTCCATCATTGAAGCAGGTGCGGAGCGTCCCCTGTTGTTCAGGCCACCGGGCGGTTATTACAATGACATGGTCATCCAGGCTGCCAAACAAAAAGGGTATACCATTGTACTCTGGTCTTGGCATCAGGATACACGGGACTGGGCTTCTCCAGGTGTATCGGCTATCGTTAAAAAAGTACTGAATAACGCACGAAATGGGGATATTGTACTCTTTCACGATAAGGTGGAAGGCAAGTCCCATACGGTAGCTGCACTCAAAACAATCCTGCCGAAGTTACAGCAGCAGGGATATCGATTCGTGACCGTGTCCGAGCTGCTTGCTGTGAAGGCACGTGAAGCTGCGAAGGATGGAACTTCGCCTTCGTCTATTTTGAAGCATGTGCGACCCTGA
- a CDS encoding MarR family winged helix-turn-helix transcriptional regulator, whose product MSPDTERNSQLANVDQLLEAFFRYKNKVLDQQQKTETNCKLNPTKSHILGMILREKRCMAVDVARQLSLSSGATTIVLNQLETEGLIQRVRSEEDRRIVWLSLTDEGAQLAKTLNANRGRMTWELLQALSEEEQQQMFGMLKKIELKLLENMKSFEQIHR is encoded by the coding sequence ATGAGCCCGGATACGGAGCGAAACTCTCAATTGGCAAATGTGGATCAATTGTTGGAGGCCTTCTTCAGATATAAAAATAAAGTATTGGATCAGCAGCAGAAGACCGAAACCAACTGTAAACTGAATCCGACAAAAAGTCATATATTGGGCATGATTTTACGTGAAAAACGCTGCATGGCGGTTGATGTGGCCAGACAACTCAGTTTGTCTTCTGGCGCAACCACCATTGTACTGAATCAACTGGAGACGGAAGGGTTAATCCAGCGGGTGCGCAGTGAAGAAGATCGGAGAATTGTGTGGCTGTCCTTAACGGATGAAGGCGCGCAGCTTGCCAAGACACTTAATGCGAATCGCGGCCGAATGACGTGGGAATTGTTGCAAGCACTTTCCGAAGAGGAGCAACAGCAGATGTTTGGCATGCTGAAGAAAATTGAGCTGAAACTGCTGGAGAACATGAAGTCGTTTGAGCAGATCCACCGGTAG
- a CDS encoding aldo/keto reductase yields MAEQQIRLGKTDLIVNPIGLGANAVGGHNIYPDMLNDETGKEVVRTALKQGINFVDTAYIYGPEHSERLIGEVLKETGQRQNTIIATKAAHKFVDGKIVIDNSPAFLKTAVDEALKRLQTDYIDLFYIHFPDEHTPKDEAVDTLKQLKDAGKIRAIGVSNFSIDQLREANKDGHVDVLQAEYNLFKRDAEKELLPYTAEHTISFVPYFPLAAGLLGGKYNRDTTFQDGRAKNPLFTGEAFIENLDKVEQLRSIAQSKDVEVAHLVLAWYLTQPSIDALIPGAKRPEQVINNLQTLNVELTAEEIAVVDQIFR; encoded by the coding sequence ATGGCAGAACAACAAATTCGGTTGGGCAAGACGGATCTGATCGTGAATCCCATTGGACTGGGTGCGAATGCAGTAGGCGGACATAATATCTATCCGGACATGCTGAATGATGAGACGGGTAAGGAAGTGGTTCGTACAGCTTTGAAACAAGGTATTAACTTTGTGGATACGGCATACATCTATGGACCGGAGCATTCCGAACGACTGATTGGTGAAGTACTGAAGGAAACCGGTCAGCGGCAGAATACCATCATTGCAACCAAGGCAGCTCATAAATTTGTGGATGGCAAGATTGTCATAGATAACTCACCTGCTTTTCTGAAAACAGCCGTGGATGAGGCGTTGAAACGTCTGCAAACCGATTACATTGATCTGTTCTACATCCACTTTCCGGATGAACATACGCCTAAGGATGAAGCGGTAGATACGTTAAAACAATTAAAAGACGCTGGCAAAATTCGTGCCATTGGCGTATCTAATTTCTCCATTGATCAGTTGCGTGAAGCCAACAAGGACGGGCATGTAGACGTACTGCAAGCTGAATATAATCTGTTCAAAAGAGATGCGGAGAAAGAGCTGTTGCCGTATACGGCTGAGCATACCATTTCTTTTGTTCCTTACTTCCCTCTGGCAGCGGGACTGCTGGGCGGGAAATATAATCGTGATACAACCTTTCAGGATGGACGGGCAAAGAACCCGCTGTTCACAGGTGAAGCTTTCATTGAAAACCTCGATAAAGTTGAGCAACTGCGCAGCATAGCACAATCCAAAGATGTTGAGGTCGCGCATCTGGTTCTGGCCTGGTACCTGACTCAGCCTTCTATTGATGCATTGATTCCGGGTGCCAAGCGACCGGAGCAGGTGATTAACAATCTGCAAACATTAAATGTGGAATTAACTGCTGAGGAAATTGCAGTCGTGGATCAGATCTTTCGTTAA
- a CDS encoding Na+/H+ antiporter: MEIFIAVLVLLVLIGLSNILNRFVPFIPVPLIQIVLGVAIALLPAGVHLPLNPELFFVLFIAPLLYNDGKRTPRNELWNLRAPILLLALGLVFVTVVVAGYAIHWLIPSIPLPAAFALAAILSPTDAVAVGAMAGRVHLPKGIHRLLEGEALMNDASGLVAFKFAIAATVTGVFSLANATFSFILIAIGGLLVGALLSFLLIRLGVWIRRLGMEDVTIHMLLQILTPFIIYLVSEEIGVSGILAVVAGGIIHAIERDRAESVQLKMQVVSASTWSVILFILNGLVFVILGVQVPDVLSTIFENVSFNNLQVLGYVGLISVLLLVLRFLWIYLFWQGNELLRTKSSIGRPRFKDITIISLSGVRGAVTLAGAFSIPYVLQDGSPFPERDLIIFLAAGVILFSLIAASVFLPVLAKDDGKSTEETPQKSERKAHDIMLNAAIRAVKSEMNDENKAAALAVVSDLSKYIRQAAGQLTADKRKDIQKQETAINLIATRAERKEVEVMLDENAIASDAAFKCDSWLDRKEMMLANRANTQFMTSISEIGRVLGHLFTNRSQKPNQPFMLENAELFRQVKLRTSEAAIKAIRAHMNDGNRVVALSVIAKYERVIAKLRTWNQGKTEDPFNQEKLELQMVAIQEQRNTVQQLYENGEITRDVAAKLRRFINDVEATALKNT; the protein is encoded by the coding sequence ATGGAAATATTTATTGCCGTACTTGTGTTACTGGTACTAATTGGTTTATCCAATATTTTAAACCGGTTTGTACCCTTTATTCCCGTTCCGCTCATTCAAATCGTGCTTGGTGTAGCTATAGCTTTGCTTCCCGCAGGTGTTCACCTGCCGTTGAATCCGGAATTGTTCTTTGTACTGTTCATCGCACCTTTGTTATACAACGATGGTAAGCGAACGCCAAGGAATGAATTATGGAATCTGCGTGCACCGATACTTCTGCTTGCACTAGGGCTTGTATTCGTGACGGTGGTCGTGGCGGGATATGCCATTCACTGGCTGATTCCTTCGATTCCGTTACCTGCTGCTTTTGCTCTTGCAGCCATACTGTCCCCGACAGATGCTGTGGCCGTTGGCGCCATGGCGGGCCGGGTACATTTGCCCAAAGGCATACATAGGCTTCTTGAAGGTGAAGCATTAATGAATGATGCATCTGGCCTCGTGGCCTTCAAATTCGCGATTGCAGCCACAGTTACAGGTGTATTTTCCCTGGCGAATGCAACCTTCAGTTTTATTCTGATTGCGATTGGCGGACTTCTTGTCGGGGCCTTGTTATCTTTTCTGTTAATCAGGCTAGGGGTATGGATCCGTAGATTGGGCATGGAAGATGTGACCATTCACATGCTGCTGCAAATCCTGACGCCATTTATCATCTATCTGGTGAGTGAAGAAATTGGGGTATCAGGTATTCTTGCGGTAGTGGCAGGCGGTATTATCCACGCCATTGAGCGTGACCGCGCTGAATCGGTTCAGTTGAAAATGCAGGTGGTATCTGCGAGCACATGGTCAGTCATTTTATTTATACTCAATGGTCTGGTGTTTGTTATTTTGGGTGTACAGGTCCCGGATGTGTTGAGTACCATCTTTGAAAATGTTTCGTTTAATAATCTGCAGGTGTTGGGATATGTGGGCTTGATCTCGGTGCTACTGCTGGTTCTGCGTTTTCTCTGGATCTATCTGTTCTGGCAAGGGAATGAATTGCTGCGTACCAAATCCTCTATTGGCCGGCCCAGATTCAAGGATATTACGATCATTTCCCTCTCTGGAGTGCGGGGGGCTGTAACATTGGCGGGTGCGTTCTCCATTCCTTATGTGCTTCAGGATGGATCACCTTTCCCTGAACGGGATCTGATTATTTTCCTCGCGGCAGGAGTTATCCTCTTCTCCCTGATTGCGGCGAGCGTGTTTCTTCCAGTTCTGGCCAAGGACGATGGGAAATCTACAGAAGAAACACCGCAGAAGTCAGAACGAAAAGCACATGACATTATGCTGAATGCGGCAATACGAGCTGTCAAATCCGAAATGAACGATGAGAACAAAGCTGCGGCACTCGCGGTTGTCTCCGACTTGTCCAAGTACATTAGGCAGGCCGCAGGTCAGCTTACCGCCGATAAACGCAAAGATATTCAGAAACAAGAAACGGCTATTAACCTGATCGCTACCCGGGCGGAGCGCAAAGAAGTTGAAGTAATGTTAGACGAAAATGCAATTGCTTCTGATGCGGCCTTCAAATGTGACAGCTGGCTGGATCGCAAGGAAATGATGCTGGCGAATCGCGCAAACACTCAGTTCATGACCTCGATCAGCGAGATCGGTCGTGTGTTAGGACATCTCTTCACCAACCGGTCCCAGAAGCCGAATCAACCATTTATGCTTGAAAATGCAGAACTGTTCCGTCAGGTAAAGCTGCGCACCTCTGAAGCGGCAATTAAGGCTATTCGTGCTCATATGAACGATGGGAATCGAGTCGTCGCACTGTCGGTCATTGCCAAGTATGAGCGTGTAATTGCCAAATTGCGCACCTGGAACCAGGGTAAAACGGAAGATCCGTTTAATCAGGAGAAGTTGGAGTTGCAGATGGTGGCGATTCAGGAACAGCGTAATACAGTGCAACAACTGTATGAAAACGGCGAAATCACCCGTGATGTGGCTGCCAAACTGCGCCGGTTTATTAACGACGTGGAAGCAACTGCGCTGAAAAACACCTAA